The window GCCGCGACCGCGCGGGGATATTCGGAGCGGACGTAGACGTAGCCCCGCGTCGCGCCCACAGAGACGCCCGCGATGGCCATGCCCTCGATCAGCTGGAAGGGGTCGCCCTCCATCAGCATGCGGTCCGCGAAGGTGCCGCTGTCGCCCTCGTCGGCGTTGCAGACCACGTATTTCCGGTCCGCCTCGGCGAGCAGCACCGTGTTCCACTTGATGCCGGTCGGGAACCCTGCGCCGCCGCGGCCGCGCAGGCCCGACAGCTTCACGGCGTCGACCACGGCGGTGCCGCCCAGCTCCAGCGCGCGGGCGAGGCCGGCCCAGCCGCCGTGACCGGCGTAGTCCTCCGGCGAGGCGGGGTCGACCGCGCCGCAGCGGCCGAAGGTGAGCCGGTCCTGCCGGGCGAGGGCCGGGATGGCGGCGGGCGCGCCGAGCCGCAGCGGGTGGGGAGCGCCGTCCATCAGGCCGGCCGCGATGAGGCCCGGCACGTCGGCGGCCCGCACGGGGCCGTAGGCGACGCGCGCGCCGCCCGCCTCGACCTCCACCATCGGCTCCAGGTGGAACAGGCCGCGCGAGCCCGTCCTGACGATCTCGGCCCCGGGGCAGGCCGCGGCGAGGGCGAGGGCGACGCGGTCGGCGCCGAGCGCGGCGGCCTGCGAGTCGGCCGGCACGAAGAGGCGGGTCACGCGCGCAGCTCCGCCAGCGCGGCGTCGAGCGCGGCGGCGTCCGGGAAGGCCGCGGGCTCGCCGTCGACCAGCGCCGCGGGGCCGCTCGCGCAGAGGCCGAGGCAGAAGACCGGCTCCAGCGTCACGGCGCCGTCCGCGGTGGTGCCGTGCCAGCCGACGCCGAGGCGCCGCATGGCGTGCTCGGCCAGCGCGACGGCGCCGGTGGCCTGGCAGGCCTCGGCGCGGCACAGCTTGACGGTGTGCCGGCCGGGGGGCGAGCGGCGGAAGTCGTGGTAGAAGGTCACCACCCCGTGCACCTCGGCCCGCGACAGGTTGAGCGCCTCGGCGACGATCGGCACCGCCGCCTCGGGCACGTGGCCGAAGCGCTCCTGCAGGGCGTGCAGCATCGGCAGGGCGGCCCCATCGAGGCCCGCGTGGCCGGCCACCACGGCCTCGGCCTCGGCGGGGTCCCAGGGGCGATGCGGCGGGGGCGCGAGCGACATGGTGGCGGGTCTCATCCTGGGGCGTCGGGTGGCGCCGCGGCGTAGGGGGAGGGCCCGGCCGGGGGAGCGGCCGGGCGCCGCGTCAGGCCGCCAGCAGGCCGTGGGGGTCCAGCACGAACTTCTTGGCGGCCCCGTCGTCGAAGGACTTGTAGCCCTCCGCGGCCTGCTCCAGCGGGATCACGGTGGCGTTGACGACCTCCGCGATCGGCAGCCGGTCGTGCAGGATCGCCTGCATGAGCTGGCGGTTGTAGCGCAGCGTCGGGGTCTGGCCGGTGTGGAAGGACTGGCTCTTCGCCCAGCCCTGGCCGAAGCGCAGCGACAGGTTGCCAGTCCTCGCGCCTTCCTCGACGGCGCCGGGGTCCTCGGTGACGTAGAGGCCGGGGATGCCGATGGAGCCGGCGGCCCGCGTCAGCGCCATGGCCTGGTTCAGCACCACGGCCGGCTGCTCGCCGCCCGCGTGGCCGCGCGCCTCGAAGCCCACGCAGTCGATGAAGCTGTCGACCTCCGGCCGCCCGACCACCGCTTCGACCATCTCGCCGAGCCTGTCGTGCTTGGACAGGTCCACCGGCGTGAAGCCCACCTTGGCGGCATGCGCGAGCCGGTCGGCGTTGAAGTCGCCGATCATCACCACCGCGGCGCCGAGGATGCGCGCGGAGGCGGCGGCCGCGAGGCCCACCGGCCCGGCGCCCGCGACGTAGACCGTGGAGCCGACGCCCACCTTGGCCGTGACGGCGCCGTGGAAGCCCGTCGGCAGGATGTCGCTGAGCATGGTCAGGTCGCGGATCTTGCTCATCGCCTGCGCCTTGTCGGGGAAGCGCAGCAGGTTGAAGTCCGCGTAGGGGATCATGACGTAGCGGGCCTGCCCGCCGATCCAGCCGCCCATGTCGACGTAGCCGTAGGCGCCGCCCGGCCGCGCCGGGTTCACCGTCAGGCACACGCCCGTGTTCTGCTCGCGGCAGCACTGGCAGCGCCCGCAGGCGACGTTGAAGGGCACGGACACGAGGTCGCCCTTGGCCACCATCTCGACGTCGGCGCCGACCTCGATGACCTCGCCGGTGATCTCGTGCCCGAGCACGAGGCCTTGCTGCGCCGTGGTGCGCCCGCGCACCATGTGCTGGTCCGACCCGCAGATGTTGGTGGACACGACCTTGAGGATGGCCGCGTGGGTGATCAGCCGCCCGTCGGGCGTTTCCATCTTGGGATCGTCGATCGACTGCACCTCGACCTTGTCCCGGCCCAGATACACGACGCCGCGATTGTCGCCCATGACATCCCCCCCCCGCTTTGTTTATGCGCGAAGCATGGACCGCTCCGGGGCGCGGGCCTGTCCTCCTTGCGACCCGTATTGGCGAAACATCGCTGGCGGCGTCGATCCCGCGCCGGGCCGCCTCAGCGGTCGACGACGAGGTCGCTCGTCGGGCGGGAGCAGCAGAGCAGGACCAGGCCCTGGCTGACCTCGCGCGGCCGGATGCCGCCGGCCGCCTTCATGTCGACGGTGCCCGACACGAGCTTGCTCTTGCAGGTCCCGCACACGCCCTGCCGGCAGCTCGACGGCAGGCGCATGCCGCCCTTGCGGGCGGCCGACAGCACGGTGTCGTCGGCCGCGCAGTCGACCGTCATGCCGCTCTTGCTGAAGTGGACGCGGAACCCCGCCGCGGGCGCGGGCGCCGCGATGGGCTCCGCCGCCTCGACGGCCTCGGCGACCGCGGGCTCGTCCTTCGCGAGCGTCTCGAAGGAGAAGCTTTCCTGGTGGTAGCGGGCCATGGGGAAGCCCGCCCCCTCCAGCATGGCCCGCACGCCGGCCATGTAGCCGTTGGGGCCGCAGGTGAAGGCCGCGCGCTCGCGGAAGTCCGGGCAGGCCTCGGCGAGGATCTCCAGGGTCAGGCGGCCGCGGGGCCCGGACCAGGCCTCGCCGCCGTCCGCCTCGCAGACCGCGACGGTGCGGACCCCGCGGTTCAGGCGGCCGAAATAGTCGAGCTCCGCCCGGAACACGATGTCGGCCGGCGTGCGCGCGCTGTGGAAGAACACGATGTCGGCCTCGGCGGCCTCGTCGAGGGTCGCCCGCGCCATCGACATCAGGGGCGTGATGCCGCTGCCCGCCGTCAGGTAGAGGAGCTTGGGCGCGGGCGCGGCCTCGCGCACGAACTCGCCCATCGGCCCCGTGGCGGGGAGCGGCATGCCGGGGCGCAGGTTGTCGTGCAGCCAGTTCGAGACCGGGCCGCCGGGCACGCGCTTGACCGTGATGGACACGAGGTCGGGGCGCGTGGGCGTCGAGGACAGCGTGTAGCACCGGTTGTAGGTGGCGCCGCCGGCCGTCACCTCGATCGTGATGAACTGGCCCGCCCGGTAGGCGAAGCGCCGCGGCGCGGGCGCCGACAGCACGAAGGTGGACACGTCGGCGGTTTCGCGCCGCACGGCCCGGCACACGAGGGCCTCGTGTTCGCCGGGGTTCCAGGTCGGGGGAGGGAGGTCGCTCACGCGTCCAGCCCCGCCTTGAGGCGGCTCACGTACCAGGTCTGGAACTTCTCGACGAGCTCCTCGGTGTAGGGCGAGTAGGGGCCGGGCTCGTAGGCCGTGCTCTTGACCCCCTTCTGGGTCATCTCGACGAGGTCGGCGTCCTGGCGGTTGGTGGCCGTCCACACGGCCGTGAGGCGGTCGACGTCGTAGTCGACGCCCTCGACCGCGTCCCGGTGGACCAGCCACTTGGTGCGCACCAGCGTCCGCTCCGGGGACAGCGGCAGCGCCATGAAGACCACGATGTGGTCGGCCATGAAGTGGTGCCAGCTGTTGGGCTGCGTCCAGAAGGACAGGCCGCCGGAGCGCGCGTCCTTGAGCTGGCCGAGCGGCTTGGCGCAGGCCGCCCGGGTGTCGAGGGTCTGGCTTTCGCCGTGGCGGTCGATGGGCAGGCGCTCGCAGCGGAAGCCGGTCACGTCGTTGAGCCGCTCGACGTTGCGCGAGGGCAGGCCGGCCGCCTCCCACGCGGTCTGCCGCTCAAGCACCATCGTGTCATAGCGCTCGAGCTCGGCTCGCTCGTCCTCGTCCATGTTCTCCGGCGCGAAGCCGAAGCCGTAGGCGAACAGCGAGGTGGTGAGCTCGGGATGGTTGGCGCCGCAGTGGTAGCACTCGCGGTTGTTCTCCATGGTGAGCTTCCAGTTCCCCTCCTCGATAAGGTCGACCGTGTGGGCCACCTTGGCGTTGGCGAGGTCGTGCGGCGCCAGGTAGGGCGTCATCACCGCGGACAGGGTGTCGACGTCCGCCGGCGGCTGCTCGGCCAGGCAGATGAACAGGAGCCCCCCGACAGACCGCAGGTGGACGGGCTTCAGGCTCCGGCACTTGGGGTCGAAGTCGGCCGCCATGTGGTCGGCGTGGACGAGGCTGCCGGTCAGGTCGTAGGCCCAGGCGTGGTAGCGGCACACCAGATTCCCGACGTTGGACTTGCCTTCGGGCACCAGGCGGGCGCCGCGATGGCGGCACACGTTGTGGAAGGCGCGGACCTCCATGTCGTCGTCGCGCACGATCAGCACGGAGGTGTCGCCGAACTCGACCGTCACGACGTCGCCCGCATCCGGCACGTCGGCCTCGACGCCGGCGCAGATCCAGTGCTGCCCGAAGATGAACTTCATGTCGGCGTCGAACACGTCCTGGGACGTGTAGAATTCCCGCGCCAGGCTGTGCATGGGGATGCGATCGCGGAGGAGCTTCTTCAAGGATTCCATCTCGTCCTCCTGTCCTCTGACCGAGCAGGGACTGTGCGGAACAGGTGCCACGGCGGGGGGCGCCCGACTTGCAGGGAAGCGGCAGCGACCCCACCGGAGGCGACATCGCCCCTCGCGCCGACGTCGGGCGGCCACGCGATCGGGGGACCGGCACCGTCGCACCCCCTGGAGCGGTGCAGCTCAGGCGGGCCACCGACGCGATGGTCGCCGCCGGCGGCTCAGCCTCCCCGCTCCAGCGCGCGCACCAGCGCCGCGGTCGGGTTGCCGTCCGGCACGAGGCCGACCCGCTTCTGCGCCTCGCGGATCGCGTCCCGCAGGGTGAGGCTGATGCGCCCGGTGCGGTCGTCGACCGGCAGGCCGAGCGCGGCGAGGCGCGCCTGCAGCGCGATCCGGTCGTCGCGGCCGATCGGCGCCGCGGTGGGCCAGGCGGCCGCGACCGGCGGGCCGCCCGCCATCCGGTCCGCCAGGGTGCCGACCGCCAGCACGTAGCTGTCCGACGAGTTGTAGGTCTTGATGACGGAGAAGTTCGTCGTCACCAGGAAGGCCGGGCCGGGCGAGCCGGCCGGGAAATACAGGATGCCGGTCCCGTCCCCCGGCAGGGCGTCCCCGTCGGCGCGCACGACGCCCCGCGCCGCCCAAGCCGGGAAGGGCGCGCGCGACGCGGCGCCGAGGTCGAAATCGTCCGGCAGCCGCACCTCGAAGCCCCAGGGCTGGCCCGGCGTCCAGCCCTGCTCGTGCAGGAAGTCGGCGATGGAGGCCAGCGCGTCCGGCGCGTCGCCCCAGATGTCGCGGCGGCCGTCGCCGTGCCAGTCGACCGCGTATTTCAGGAAGCTCGACGGCATGAACTGCGGCTGGCCCATGGCGCCCGCCCAGGAGCCGCGCAGCGCGTCGCGCGGCGCTTCCCCGCGCTGCAGGATGTCCAGCGCCGCCAGCAGCTCGTCCCGGTAGAGATCGGCGCGGTAGCCCATGGCGCCCAGCGTCGCCATGGAGCGGATCACGTCCTTGGCGCCCGGCGCGGCGCCGTAGTTGGTTTCCAGCCCCCAGATCGCGACCAGGATCGGGCCCGGCACGCCGAAGCGACGCTCGATCGCGGCGAGGTCGTCGCTGTACTTCGCCAGCAGCGCCCGCCCTTCCGCGACGCGCGCCGGCGTCACCGCCGCGGCGAGGTAGGCGCCGGTCGGCTTGTTGAGCTCGGCCTGGCGCCGCGTCAGGGCCGCGACGGCCGGATCGGGCGCGACCCCGGCGAAGGCCGCGTCGAAGGTGGCCGGGGTGACGCCGCGCGCCGCAGCGGCGGGCCTCAGCGACGCCACGAAGGCGGCGAGCGCGGCCGGGGAGGGGGGCTGCGGCGCGGGCTCGGCGGCCGCGGGAAGCGCCAGGAGCAGGGTCAGCGCCGGCCCGGACAGAGCGCGGGCCATCATCGGCGGCCATTGCATCGTCGATCCTCCCGCGATCGCGCCCGGCCTTGGACCGGGGCGCTCCGCGTGCGATGCTGCGAAGCGGTGCGCCGATGCCGGGCGAGGCGGTCCTACCTCGCCGGCGACCGCCTGGCCATCAGGAGACACGATGGTTTCCGCTTTCATGCAGCCTTCCGAAGCCGCCGTCGGGCCGGCGGCCCCCGACCTCATCGCCCGCGTCGAAGGACTCATGGGCGGGCGTCCGGTCATCCGGGGCACGCGGATCACGGTGGCCTCCGTGAAGGGGCGCGTCGCCGGCGGCGACAGCCTCGTCGACCTGATGGCGGACTATCCCGAGGTGACGCGGGAAGCCTTCGAGGCGGCGATCGCCTACGACGACGGAGCCGCCGCGGCCCGCCCCATCCGCGGTGGCGCGCGGCGGGACGTGTGAGGTTCTTCATCGACGAGTGCATCTCGCCGTCCCTGGTCCGCGACCTCCACGACCTCGGATACGACGCCGTCCACCCGCGAGATCTCGGGCGGCTCGGTGAGGCGGACCACACGATCTTCGCCCGCGCGATTCACGAAGACCGCATCGTCGTCACCGAGAATGCGGACGACTTCCGCGACCTCGCGGCGCGGGTGGACGTCCATCCCGGCATCATCGTGCTGCCGTCGGTCGCGCGGGTCGAAGCACGCCGGCTCATGGGCGAGGTCGTCGCCTGCCTCACCGCCCAGGACGACGTGCGGGCCGCCGACCTCATGGTCAATGCCGTGCTGACCATCGACGGCGATGGGCGGATCACGATCGAGCCCCTGCCGTAAAGGAGGATCACGCGACAGATGGCGGACGCCGTCCTCCTGCTCCACGGCATAGCGCGCACCTCGGCGTCGATGCGCGCGCTGCAGCGCGCCCTCGAGGCGGCCGGCTATCCCGTGCTGAACCTCGACTACCGCAGCCGCCGCCTGCCGCTGGCCGACCTCGCCGAGGCGATCCACCCCGCGGTGTCGCGCTTCGCGGCGGCGACCGAGGGGGCGCTGCACGTCGCGGCGCATTCCATGGGCGGCCTGCTGGCGCGCGTCTACCTCGCCCGCCACCGCCCGGCGCGGCTCGGCCGCACCGTGATGCTGGGAACGCCCAACAACGGCAGCGAGGTCGCGGACTTCCTGCGCGGCTGGCCGCCCTACCGCCTCGTCTTCGGGCCGGCGGGGCAGCAACTCGTCACGGGGCAGACGGTTGAGCTGAAGGCCGCGCTCGGCGCAGTCGACTACGAGCTCGGCATCCTGGCCGGGGACCGGCCGCTCAACCCGTTCGCCGCGGCGCTGCTGCTGCCGGGGCCGAACGACGGCAAGGTGACGGTGGCGAGCACGCGGCTGGCCGGCATGGCCGACCACCGGGTGATCCACACGTCGCACACGCGGCTCGCCTCGCATCCGGAGGCGATCGCCGCCGCGCTGCGGTTCCTGCGCGACGGGTCCTTCGGCGCGTGAGGGGCGACCCCGCTCAGCGCGGGGCGCGCTTGGCGAGGATGCGCTGCAGCGTGCGGCGGTGCATGTTGAGGCGGCG is drawn from Lichenibacterium dinghuense and contains these coding sequences:
- a CDS encoding formate dehydrogenase subunit gamma gives rise to the protein MSLAPPPHRPWDPAEAEAVVAGHAGLDGAALPMLHALQERFGHVPEAAVPIVAEALNLSRAEVHGVVTFYHDFRRSPPGRHTVKLCRAEACQATGAVALAEHAMRRLGVGWHGTTADGAVTLEPVFCLGLCASGPAALVDGEPAAFPDAAALDAALAELRA
- the fdhA gene encoding formaldehyde dehydrogenase, glutathione-independent, with amino-acid sequence MGDNRGVVYLGRDKVEVQSIDDPKMETPDGRLITHAAILKVVSTNICGSDQHMVRGRTTAQQGLVLGHEITGEVIEVGADVEMVAKGDLVSVPFNVACGRCQCCREQNTGVCLTVNPARPGGAYGYVDMGGWIGGQARYVMIPYADFNLLRFPDKAQAMSKIRDLTMLSDILPTGFHGAVTAKVGVGSTVYVAGAGPVGLAAAASARILGAAVVMIGDFNADRLAHAAKVGFTPVDLSKHDRLGEMVEAVVGRPEVDSFIDCVGFEARGHAGGEQPAVVLNQAMALTRAAGSIGIPGLYVTEDPGAVEEGARTGNLSLRFGQGWAKSQSFHTGQTPTLRYNRQLMQAILHDRLPIAEVVNATVIPLEQAAEGYKSFDDGAAKKFVLDPHGLLAA
- a CDS encoding hybrid-cluster NAD(P)-dependent oxidoreductase, which encodes MSDLPPPTWNPGEHEALVCRAVRRETADVSTFVLSAPAPRRFAYRAGQFITIEVTAGGATYNRCYTLSSTPTRPDLVSITVKRVPGGPVSNWLHDNLRPGMPLPATGPMGEFVREAAPAPKLLYLTAGSGITPLMSMARATLDEAAEADIVFFHSARTPADIVFRAELDYFGRLNRGVRTVAVCEADGGEAWSGPRGRLTLEILAEACPDFRERAAFTCGPNGYMAGVRAMLEGAGFPMARYHQESFSFETLAKDEPAVAEAVEAAEPIAAPAPAAGFRVHFSKSGMTVDCAADDTVLSAARKGGMRLPSSCRQGVCGTCKSKLVSGTVDMKAAGGIRPREVSQGLVLLCCSRPTSDLVVDR
- a CDS encoding aromatic ring-hydroxylating oxygenase subunit alpha; the encoded protein is MESLKKLLRDRIPMHSLAREFYTSQDVFDADMKFIFGQHWICAGVEADVPDAGDVVTVEFGDTSVLIVRDDDMEVRAFHNVCRHRGARLVPEGKSNVGNLVCRYHAWAYDLTGSLVHADHMAADFDPKCRSLKPVHLRSVGGLLFICLAEQPPADVDTLSAVMTPYLAPHDLANAKVAHTVDLIEEGNWKLTMENNRECYHCGANHPELTTSLFAYGFGFAPENMDEDERAELERYDTMVLERQTAWEAAGLPSRNVERLNDVTGFRCERLPIDRHGESQTLDTRAACAKPLGQLKDARSGGLSFWTQPNSWHHFMADHIVVFMALPLSPERTLVRTKWLVHRDAVEGVDYDVDRLTAVWTATNRQDADLVEMTQKGVKSTAYEPGPYSPYTEELVEKFQTWYVSRLKAGLDA
- a CDS encoding lytic murein transglycosylase — encoded protein: MQWPPMMARALSGPALTLLLALPAAAEPAPQPPSPAALAAFVASLRPAAAARGVTPATFDAAFAGVAPDPAVAALTRRQAELNKPTGAYLAAAVTPARVAEGRALLAKYSDDLAAIERRFGVPGPILVAIWGLETNYGAAPGAKDVIRSMATLGAMGYRADLYRDELLAALDILQRGEAPRDALRGSWAGAMGQPQFMPSSFLKYAVDWHGDGRRDIWGDAPDALASIADFLHEQGWTPGQPWGFEVRLPDDFDLGAASRAPFPAWAARGVVRADGDALPGDGTGILYFPAGSPGPAFLVTTNFSVIKTYNSSDSYVLAVGTLADRMAGGPPVAAAWPTAAPIGRDDRIALQARLAALGLPVDDRTGRISLTLRDAIREAQKRVGLVPDGNPTAALVRALERGG
- a CDS encoding DUF433 domain-containing protein encodes the protein MVSAFMQPSEAAVGPAAPDLIARVEGLMGGRPVIRGTRITVASVKGRVAGGDSLVDLMADYPEVTREAFEAAIAYDDGAAAARPIRGGARRDV
- a CDS encoding DUF5615 family PIN-like protein, with product MRFFIDECISPSLVRDLHDLGYDAVHPRDLGRLGEADHTIFARAIHEDRIVVTENADDFRDLAARVDVHPGIIVLPSVARVEARRLMGEVVACLTAQDDVRAADLMVNAVLTIDGDGRITIEPLP
- a CDS encoding alpha/beta fold hydrolase: MADAVLLLHGIARTSASMRALQRALEAAGYPVLNLDYRSRRLPLADLAEAIHPAVSRFAAATEGALHVAAHSMGGLLARVYLARHRPARLGRTVMLGTPNNGSEVADFLRGWPPYRLVFGPAGQQLVTGQTVELKAALGAVDYELGILAGDRPLNPFAAALLLPGPNDGKVTVASTRLAGMADHRVIHTSHTRLASHPEAIAAALRFLRDGSFGA